The DNA sequence GCGTCCAGGCCGGCGGCGAGCTGCTGCGCGCCGGTGGCGACCGCGGTGGCCGCCTGCTGGATCTTGTCGGCGTTGCGGCGCAGCACCGGCTCGTACCTGTCGGCGGCGGCGTCGACGGTGGCGGCGGCGGCCTTCGTCTCGGTGGCGGCCCGGCCGGCGCCGTCGGCGAGCTGGGCGGCGCCGGTCTGCAACTGGTCGAGCCCCTTGGCCAGCTTGTCGGCGCCCTGGACCGACGTGTTCAGCCCGCCGGCGAGCTGCCCGGCGCCGTTCTCGGCGTCGCCGAGCCCGTCGGCGAGCTGCCCGGCGCCCCGCTGGGAGGCGTCGAGCCCGTCGGAGATCTTCCCGGCCCCGTCGGCGGCGCGGCCGGTTTCGGCCTTGGCGTCGGTGAAGCCGATCAGCATCCGGTCGAAGTACGAGGCGGCGGTGCTCTCCGCGGCGGCGGCCCGGATCTCGCTGAACGCCGAGCGGGCGAGCAGCCCGGAGAGGTAGTTGGTGGCGTCGTCGTTGACCACCTTCAGCTCGCCCTGCCGGGCCGGCCGGTCCGGTTCGGGGCTGGCCGCGAGCGTGGCCGAGAAGTCGGCCGGGATGGAGAAGACCAGGTGGTAGCGGCCGTCGCGGAGCCCCTTCGTGGCGTCGGCCTGGTCGGTGACGGTCCAGCCGAAGACCTTGCGGTCGATCAGTTCGTCGGCGAGATCCCGGCCGGCGTGCACCTCGCTGCCGTCGGCCGCCTTCGCCGGCCGGTCGGCGTTGACCAGCGCGACCGGGATCCGGTCGAGGTTCCCGTACGGGTCCCAGAACGCGTAGAGGTAGAGCGCGCCGTAGAGCAGCGGGACGACGGTGAGCACGGCGAGCGCGGCGCGCGGCAGCCGACCCCGGGTCATCCGGCGCAGCTCGAACAGGGCCAGTCGCAGGACGCTCACGCGGTCACCTCGGCGGTCGGAACGGGAGCGGTCGGCACGGCAGCGGTCGGCACGGCAGCGGTCGGCACGGGACCGGTCAGGGCGGGGCTGGGCAGGGCGGGGTCGCCGATGCGGTGCACGGTGGCGGCGACGCCGGGTTCGACGGCGCGGGCGCTGGCGACCACCGCGTACCCCTGACCGGCGAGACGTTCCAGCGCGGCCCAGATCCACTCCCGTTCGGGGCGGTCGGCGCCGGCGTCCACGTCGTCGGCGACGATCAGGCTGGGGCCGCCGAGGCTGGCCAGCACCAGCCCGAGCACCTGGCGCTCGACCGGGGTCAGGTCGCGGCCGTACCGGTCGGGTTCGAGCGGGGCGTCGGTGCAGCCGGCGCCGGCGATGGCGGCGGCGTAGGCGTCACGGCGGTAGGCGCGGCGGGCCCGCAGCGCGGCCACCGGGACGAGCTGCCGGCGGCGGCGCGGCACCGGCCCGAGCAGCAGCAGGCGTTCGGTGATGTGCTCGGCGACGGTGAGCGTCGGGTCGGGCTCGTGCACGCCGGCCACCTGGCCGAGCGCGGCCGGGCCGCGTCGGCGCAGCTCGCCGTGGCTGTGCGGGAAGCGCCCGGCGAGGGCGAGCAGCAGCGACGTGCGACCGCTGCCGGGCGGGCCGGTGACCGCGTGCAGCTCACCGCTTCCGGCGGTGAGGTCGACGTCCCGGTAGACCCAGCCCCGGCGGGTCCGCAGGCCCAGCCCGTTGGCCTCGACGATGGTCGTCATGGCACCCTTCTAGACTGACTGGTCAGTACAAAAACATGACCAGCATAGCGTCGGGTGTCCGGTTCGGGGCAACGCGAGGCGGGGTGATCCTCAGAACAGCACGGTGGCGAGCGTGCCGACCGGGCGGAAGCCGCAGCGCTCGTAGACGAGCCGGGCCGGCCGGTTGAAGTCGTTGACGTAGAGGCTGACCGTCGGCGCGACCCGGGCCAGCGCGTCGCGGACCACCGCGGCCATCGCGGCGGTCGCGATGCCCCGGCCGCGCCACTCGGGCGCCACCCAGACGCCCTGCACCTGCGCGGTCCGCCGGGTCACCACCGCCAGTTCGGCCTTGAAGACCACCCGGCCGTCGACGAACCGGGCGTAGGCCCGACCGGCGCGCACCAGCTCGGTCACCCGCCGCCGGTAGCCGCGCCCGCCGTCCTCGGCCAGCGGCGAGACGCCGACCTCCTCGGTGTACATCGCCACCGCCGCCGGGAAGAGCCGGTCCACCTCACCGACCCGCACGCGACGCACCTGCGGGTCGGGCGCCACCGGCGGCGGCGCGTCCGCGGCCAGCAGCGGCTGGTTCGGGCGTACGTCCCGGGCCGGGCCCCAGTGCGCGGAGAGGCGGTCCCAGAGGCCGAGCACCGCGTCGGCGCGGCCCACGATCGAGGAACAGAGCCGCTCCTCCTCGCTCAACTGCTCGGCGAACGCCACCACCGCCGACTCGGACGCGAGCACCGGGGTCAGGTTGCCGCCCAGCCAGCAGATCGACTCCAGGTTGCGCCGGGAGCCGTAGCCGAGGATCCGCGCCTCGGCCCGCCACCAGGCCAGCCCGCGTGCCGCGACCCGCTCGGCGACCTGCGCGCCGGCGTAGGGGTCGAGGTCGAGCAGCCGCTCGACCGAACGGCGCTCCGACTCCCCCAGTTGGCGTACCGGCATCGTGAGCACGGTTACCAGCCTGCCAGATGCAGGCGGGAGCCGGTGGGCCGACCGGGCACTCGAACGATCCCCGTCACGTCTTGTCGGCGATGCGTTGCCGATATATCGTTGATGCATCAGCGATAGACCTACAGAAGGAGAGCCCGATGGGTTTCCGTCGACACGTGCACTCCGTGCACGACGAGATGCACCGCCACGGCGGCTTCGGCTTCCCGCCCGTGCCCCCGGGTCCGCCGCCGTTCCCGCCCGGGCCGCACGGTCACGGGCGCGGCCGGGGTGGCCGGGGCCGCAGCCGGCGGCCGAACGTGCGCGGCGCCGTGCTGGCCCTGCTCACCGAGCGGCCGATGCACGGCTACGAGATGATCCAGGAGATCGACGCCCGCACCGGTGGGGCCTGGCGGCCCAGCCCCGGGTCGATCTACCCCACGCTGCAACTGCTGGAGGACGAGGGCGTCATCGCCACCGCCCCGGACTCCGACGGCGGGCGCAAGCGGTTCGCCCTCACCGAGCAGGGGCAGGCCGAGGCCGCGCAGGCGGCACAGGCGCCGCCCTGGGCGGAGTTCGCCGAGCAGACCGTCAACAGCTGGCACGACATCCGCGACGCGGGGACCCAGGCCATGAACGCGCTGCGGCAGGTGATGACCACCGGCACCGACGACCAGCGCGCCCGGGCCGCCCAGGTGCTCGACGAGACCCGGCGCAAGCTCTACGCCATCCTCGCCGAGTCCGACTGACCCTCCCCACTCCCCACCCTCACCCCGCCCTCATCCCGCACCTGTTTCACGGAAAGTGTGGCTGTTCCGCCCGCCATGACCCCGCTTTCCGTGAAACAGCGGGACGGGGGTCGCGGGCGGGAACGCGCGTGCGGCCGGCCCCGGTGGGGACGGCCGCACGGCGACGCGGAAGGGCGGAGTCAGTGCACGGTGACGGTGGCGCCCCCGGGCACCAGCTCGCGCAGTTCCTCGGGGATCTCGGCGCCCATCTCGTCGGCGATCCGCAGCGCCTCCTCGATCAGCGTCTCCACGATCTGCGCCTCCGGCACGGTCTTGACGACCTTGCCCTTGACGAAGATCTGGCCCTTGCCGTTGCCGGAGGCGACACCCAGATCGGCCTCGCGGGCCTCGCCCGGACCGTTCACCACGCAACCCATGACCGCGACGCGCAGCGGCACCGGCAGCCCCTCCAGGCCGGCGGTGACCTCCTCGGCCAGCTTGTAGACGTCGACCTGGGCCCGGCCGCAGGACGGGCAGGAGACGATCTCCAGGCCGCGCTCGCGCAGGCCCAGCGACTCCAGGATCGCGGCCCCGACCTTGATCTCCTCCACCGGCGGGGCGGAGAGCGAGACCCGGATGGTGTCGCCGATGCCCTCGGCCAGCAGCGCGCCGAACGCCACCGCGGACTTGATGGTGCCCTGGAACGCCGGGCCGGCCTCGGTGACGCCCAGGTGCAGCGGATAGTCGCACTTCTCGGCGAGCTGCCGGTAGGCGCGGATCATCACCACCGGGTCGTTGTGCTTGACCGAGATCTTGATGTCCCGGAAGCCGTGCTCCTCGAACAGCGAGCACTCCCAGAGCGCGGACTCGACGAGCGCCTCGGCGGTGGCCTTGCCGTACTTGGCCAGCAGACGCTTGTCCAGCGAGCCGGCGTTCACGCCGATCCGGATCGGCACGCCCGCGTCACCGGCCGCCCTGGCGATCTCCTTGACCTTGTCGTCGAACTGCCGGATGTTGCCCGGGTTCACCCGCACCGCGGCGCAACCGGCGTCGATCGCGGCGAAGACGTACTTCGGCTGGAAGTGGATGTCGGCGATCACCGGGATCTGCGACTTGCGCGCGATCGCCGGCAGCGCCTCCACGTCGTCCTGCGACGGCACGGCGACCCGGACGATCTGGCAGCCGGACGCGGTCAGCTCGGCGATCTGCTGGAGCGTGGCGTTGACGTCGGCGGTGAGGGTGGTGGTCATGGACTGCACCGAGACCGGTGCGCCACCACCGACCGGCACCGAGCCGACCATGATCTGGCGGCTGGCGCGGCGCGGGGCCAGCGGCGGCGGCGGTACGGGGGGCATACCGAGACTGACAGCGGTCACTTCAGGCACTCACCTTGAGAAGAGCGTGATCGGGTTGACCACGTCCGCGGTGACGGTCAGCAGCGTGAACACGCCACCCACCAGGATCACCGCGTACGTGAGGGGCATGAGCTTCAGGTAGTCGACGCGGCCCGGGTCGGTGCGACCGATCCGGGCGTAGAGCCAGGACCGGGCCCGCTCGAACCAGGCGATGGCGATGTGGCCGCCGTCCAACGGGAGCAGCGGCAGCAGGTTGAACACGCCGATGAAGAAGTTCAGCGACACGAAGAGCATGAAGAACACCAGCCAGGCATTGTTCTCCACCGCCTCGCCGCCGAGCCGGCTGGCGCCGACCACGCTGATCGGCGTGTCCACGTCGCGCTCCGCGCCGGTGATCGCGTTCCACAGCGCCGGCACCTTCTGCGGGATGCGCTGCATGGCGTGGAAGGTCTGCACCGCCATGTTGCCGGTGAAGTCCGCGGTGGCGCCGAACGCGGCGACCGGGCCGTACTCCACCCGGGTCGGGGTGCTGGGCCGCAGCGCGACGCCCATCGCGGAGACCGCCGAGGTGGCGCCCTTCGGGTCGTTCAGCGGCGGGCGCTGCACCGAGGCCAGGTCGACCGTGGCGGTGGCCGGAGTGCCGTCGCGCAGGTAGGAGACGGTGGCCGGGCCGGGCGTCGTGCCGCGGACCACGTCGAGCATGTCGCCCCAGGTGGAGACCGGCCGCCCGTTCACGGCGGTGATCCGGTCGCCGTCGGCGAGCTGGGCCTTGCCGGCCGGGCTGGCCGGGTCGCCGGCCTGGCAGGCGCGGGGGGCGTTCTCCACCACGACGCACGGGGCGAGCGCGATCACCGCCGGCTCGGCCCGGAAGCCGGCCTCGGTGGTGGGGAACTTCGGGTTCGGCAGGCCGGCGGAAACCGCGATGATCCAGAGCGCGACCAACGCGATGGCGAAGTGCATCGCGGAGCCGGCGGACATCACGATCGTCCGCTTCCACACCGGGTAACGCCACATGGCGCGCTTCTCGTCCCCGGGCTCGACGTCGTCGTCCTGGGGGGTCATGCCGACGATCTTGCAGAAGCCGCCGAGCGGGATGCCCTTGACGCCGTACTCCGTCTCGCCCCGCCTGAACGACCAGAGTGTCGGCCCGAAGCCGACGAAGTAGCGGGTGACCTTCATCCCGAACGCCTTGGCGGTCAGCATGTGCCCCGCCTCGTGCAGGCTCACCGAGATGAGGATCGCCAGGGCGAACAGCACCACCCCGAGCAGATAGCTCATCGAGCTCCTTCCACCGACCCGACGATGATCTCCTGGGCGTGCGCCCGTGCCCACGACTCGGCGGCGAGCACGTCCTCGACGGTACCTGGTTCGTCGAAGTCGGGAGCGTCCTCCAGCACCCGCCGGAGGGTGTCGACGATGCCGAGGAACGGCAGCCGCCCCGCCACGAACGCGGCCACGCACTCCTCGTTGGCCGCGTTGTAGATAGCCGGCCGGCACCGTCCGGCCTCGCCGGCCGCCTTGGCCAGCGCCACGGCCGGGAACGCGGCGTCGTCGAGCGGGGCGAACTCCCAGGTGTGCGCCGTGGTCCAGTCGACCGCGGCGGCGGCGTCGGGCACCCGGTCCGGCCAGCCGATGCCCAGCGCGATGGGCAGCCGCATGTCCGGCGGGCTGGCCTGGGCGAGCGTGGAGCCGTCGACGAACTCGACCATCGAGTGGATCACCGACTGCGGGTGGACCATCACCTCGATGTCGGCGTACGGCACGTCGAACAGCTCGTGCGCCTCGATGACCTCCAGCGCCTTGTTGACCATGGTGGCGGAGTTGATCGTGACGACCGGGCCCATGTTCCAGGTCGGATGGGCCAGCGCCTGCTCCGGTGTGACGTCGGTCAACTCGTCGCGCCGCCGGCCCCGGAACGGCCCGCCGCTGGCGGTGACCACCAGCCGGCGCACCTCGCCCCGGGCGCCGCCGCGCAGACACTGCGCCAGCGCCGAGTGCTCGGAGTCGACCGGGACGATCTGCCCCGGCCGCGTCACCGCGGCCTTGACCAGCGGGCCGCCGGCCACCAGCGACTCCTTGTTGGCCAGCGCGAGGGTACGCCCGGCGCGCAGCGCGGCCAGCGTCGGCGGCAGGCCCAGCGAGCCGACCACCCCGTTGAGCACGACGTCGCACGGCCACTGCGCCAACTCGGTCATCGCGTCCGGCCCGGCCACGATCTTGGGCAGCTTGAAGTCGCCGGAAGCCCAGCCGCGCCGGCTCGCCTCGGCGTAGAACGCGAGCTGGAGATCCTGCGCGGCGGACGCCCGCGCCACCCCGACCGCCGCCACGCCCAGCTCCAGCGCCTGCGCGGCGAGCAGCTCCACGTTGCCGCCGCCGGCGCCGAGCGCGACCACCCGGAACCGGTCCGGGTTGCGCCGGACGAGGTCGATGGCCTGGGTGCCGATGGAGCCGGTCGAGCCGAGCAGCACGAGGTCTCGCGGAGTGGTCACCCGCCCATTGTTCCCCAGCGCGTCACAGGGCCCGTCCCGGCGTCCCCTCCTGGCTTGATCCACTCCACTTCCCCGAGGTGGCGCCCTCCGCGCCCTTCCGACACCACCACCCCGGCGAGCCGGTGTGGATCATGGCCACTCGGACCGCTCCGGCGCCCCGTCGTCGAGCAGGTCGGCCGGATCGACGCCCAACTCGAACGGCTGCCGCATCACGAAGGGGGTCCCGGCCCTCGCGGCGGGCGAACGGGCGGTATTCGCCGTCGACCATCTCGTAGAGGGCGAGCGCCGGCACCCGGTTGCGCAGATCGACCCGGAGGAAGTACGGCACGCCGGCGGCAGCGTACTCCCGTGGCCGGTCGATCACGCCGAACGGGCGATCGCGCCGAGCAGCAGAACGGCCGTGACGTCAGCGGCCTGGAAACCGCCCGCCGGACTCCGCAGCACAACCAGGCCCGGAATGAACAAGTCATCGCCGGACACCAGGTTCACCGACCGGTACGCCCACCGGCCGACGCGGTGAAGTGGTCCAGGTGCCCCCACGGCAGGTGCGGCGGCTGCCACTCCAGGATCAGCGCGGTGGCGTCGTCGTCGAGCTGGTCCTGCTGGTACGCGAGAACGGCCCGCACCAGGCGGCGCATCGTCTCCGGGCTGGGCAGCGCGTCGTTGAGGGCACGCTCGACGAAGTCGACCAGCCGGTCCCGCCCGAACCGCTCCCCGTCGTCGCTGCGCGCGTCGGTGATGCCGTCGGTGTAGGCGAGGATGCGGTCGCCCGGGTGCAGCGCCTCCTCGTGCGCCCGCGGGCGCTTCCCCGACAGGTGGCCCAGGCCGAGCGGCAGGGCGGTCGGGCCGGGCAGTGTCCGGATGGCCCTGCCGTCGCGCAGCAGCAGGGCGCCGGGGTGGCCCGCGTTGATGATCCGCAGGCGGCCGGTCCGCCGGTCGAGCTCGGCGAGCAGCGCGGTGGCGAAGTAGTTCGGGTGCTCGGAGCGCACCCACCTGTCGATGCTGATCGCCGTGTCGACCAGGTCGAGACCGGTGCGGCGGGCGTTGCGGTACGCGCTGACCACGAGCGAGGCCAACGCGCTCGCCTTGATGCCGTGCCCACAGGTGTCGAAGAGCCCGACGCTGAGCACGTCGCCGTTGAGCGCGTAGTCGAAGATGTCCCCGCCGACGTCGTAACACGGTTCGAGGATCGCGGTGATCACCAGGTCGTCGGTGGCGAAGGTCAGCGGCGGCAGCAGCCCCCAGACGATCTCGGCGGCGACCTGCATCGGCAGGCGGCGGCGCAGCCGTTCGACGACGTCGCCGTAGAGGCGGCGGTTCACCAGGAGCTGGGCGACGTTGACCGCGAGCTCCCAGACCGACCGGTCCGACGCCGGGTCGCCGGCGGTCGGAGACACGACCTCCAGCACCCCCAGCCGTTCGCAGCCCAGCAGCAGGGGCACCCAGAGCCGATCCGGACCGTCGGGCGCGCGCTGCACCTCAAGGCTGGTGAACGCCCGGCCGGCCAGGGTCGTCTCGATCATCAGCTCGTCCCGGGCCAGGCCGGCGCCGAGCAGCGGGACGAGGGACGACTGCGTGTAGTCGGCCAGGTAGATCACGATCTCGCTGGCGCCGACGGCCGGCGCGGCCCGGCTCACCAGCAGCGACAACTCGTCCGGCCCGCCACGGGGCGCATGGAGTTGCAGCCAACGCGCCGCATCGCCGCCGTCGACCACACCGCACCTCCCCGTGTCCCCACCACCGTAGGAGCCCGACGGCGAACTGCCAACGTACGGGCACCTGGGGAGACGAGGAACTCCGGCTAGGCGGGGCGGTCCAGGACGAACGTCTCCAACTCCGCGCCGCCGTACCAGTCGGTGCGGACGCCGACGTGGGTCATGCCGAGCCGCCGGGCCACCGCC is a window from the Micromonospora sp. DSM 45708 genome containing:
- a CDS encoding ATP-binding cassette domain-containing protein, which produces MTTIVEANGLGLRTRRGWVYRDVDLTAGSGELHAVTGPPGSGRTSLLLALAGRFPHSHGELRRRGPAALGQVAGVHEPDPTLTVAEHITERLLLLGPVPRRRRQLVPVAALRARRAYRRDAYAAAIAGAGCTDAPLEPDRYGRDLTPVERQVLGLVLASLGGPSLIVADDVDAGADRPEREWIWAALERLAGQGYAVVASARAVEPGVAATVHRIGDPALPSPALTGPVPTAAVPTAAVPTAPVPTAEVTA
- a CDS encoding GNAT family N-acetyltransferase — its product is MLTMPVRQLGESERRSVERLLDLDPYAGAQVAERVAARGLAWWRAEARILGYGSRRNLESICWLGGNLTPVLASESAVVAFAEQLSEEERLCSSIVGRADAVLGLWDRLSAHWGPARDVRPNQPLLAADAPPPVAPDPQVRRVRVGEVDRLFPAAVAMYTEEVGVSPLAEDGGRGYRRRVTELVRAGRAYARFVDGRVVFKAELAVVTRRTAQVQGVWVAPEWRGRGIATAAMAAVVRDALARVAPTVSLYVNDFNRPARLVYERCGFRPVGTLATVLF
- a CDS encoding PadR family transcriptional regulator, whose translation is MGFRRHVHSVHDEMHRHGGFGFPPVPPGPPPFPPGPHGHGRGRGGRGRSRRPNVRGAVLALLTERPMHGYEMIQEIDARTGGAWRPSPGSIYPTLQLLEDEGVIATAPDSDGGRKRFALTEQGQAEAAQAAQAPPWAEFAEQTVNSWHDIRDAGTQAMNALRQVMTTGTDDQRARAAQVLDETRRKLYAILAESD
- the ispG gene encoding flavodoxin-dependent (E)-4-hydroxy-3-methylbut-2-enyl-diphosphate synthase codes for the protein MTAVSLGMPPVPPPPLAPRRASRQIMVGSVPVGGGAPVSVQSMTTTLTADVNATLQQIAELTASGCQIVRVAVPSQDDVEALPAIARKSQIPVIADIHFQPKYVFAAIDAGCAAVRVNPGNIRQFDDKVKEIARAAGDAGVPIRIGVNAGSLDKRLLAKYGKATAEALVESALWECSLFEEHGFRDIKISVKHNDPVVMIRAYRQLAEKCDYPLHLGVTEAGPAFQGTIKSAVAFGALLAEGIGDTIRVSLSAPPVEEIKVGAAILESLGLRERGLEIVSCPSCGRAQVDVYKLAEEVTAGLEGLPVPLRVAVMGCVVNGPGEAREADLGVASGNGKGQIFVKGKVVKTVPEAQIVETLIEEALRIADEMGAEIPEELRELVPGGATVTVH
- a CDS encoding M50 family metallopeptidase translates to MSYLLGVVLFALAILISVSLHEAGHMLTAKAFGMKVTRYFVGFGPTLWSFRRGETEYGVKGIPLGGFCKIVGMTPQDDDVEPGDEKRAMWRYPVWKRTIVMSAGSAMHFAIALVALWIIAVSAGLPNPKFPTTEAGFRAEPAVIALAPCVVVENAPRACQAGDPASPAGKAQLADGDRITAVNGRPVSTWGDMLDVVRGTTPGPATVSYLRDGTPATATVDLASVQRPPLNDPKGATSAVSAMGVALRPSTPTRVEYGPVAAFGATADFTGNMAVQTFHAMQRIPQKVPALWNAITGAERDVDTPISVVGASRLGGEAVENNAWLVFFMLFVSLNFFIGVFNLLPLLPLDGGHIAIAWFERARSWLYARIGRTDPGRVDYLKLMPLTYAVILVGGVFTLLTVTADVVNPITLFSR
- the dxr gene encoding 1-deoxy-D-xylulose-5-phosphate reductoisomerase, whose translation is MTTPRDLVLLGSTGSIGTQAIDLVRRNPDRFRVVALGAGGGNVELLAAQALELGVAAVGVARASAAQDLQLAFYAEASRRGWASGDFKLPKIVAGPDAMTELAQWPCDVVLNGVVGSLGLPPTLAALRAGRTLALANKESLVAGGPLVKAAVTRPGQIVPVDSEHSALAQCLRGGARGEVRRLVVTASGGPFRGRRRDELTDVTPEQALAHPTWNMGPVVTINSATMVNKALEVIEAHELFDVPYADIEVMVHPQSVIHSMVEFVDGSTLAQASPPDMRLPIALGIGWPDRVPDAAAAVDWTTAHTWEFAPLDDAAFPAVALAKAAGEAGRCRPAIYNAANEECVAAFVAGRLPFLGIVDTLRRVLEDAPDFDEPGTVEDVLAAESWARAHAQEIIVGSVEGAR
- a CDS encoding PP2C family protein-serine/threonine phosphatase, whose protein sequence is MVDGGDAARWLQLHAPRGGPDELSLLVSRAAPAVGASEIVIYLADYTQSSLVPLLGAGLARDELMIETTLAGRAFTSLEVQRAPDGPDRLWVPLLLGCERLGVLEVVSPTAGDPASDRSVWELAVNVAQLLVNRRLYGDVVERLRRRLPMQVAAEIVWGLLPPLTFATDDLVITAILEPCYDVGGDIFDYALNGDVLSVGLFDTCGHGIKASALASLVVSAYRNARRTGLDLVDTAISIDRWVRSEHPNYFATALLAELDRRTGRLRIINAGHPGALLLRDGRAIRTLPGPTALPLGLGHLSGKRPRAHEEALHPGDRILAYTDGITDARSDDGERFGRDRLVDFVERALNDALPSPETMRRLVRAVLAYQQDQLDDDATALILEWQPPHLPWGHLDHFTASAGGRTGR